In Nitrospira sp., the following proteins share a genomic window:
- a CDS encoding dihydroorotase: protein MVNRFNTEEQPSFLILAGGWVLDPGRWNGKADVWIRDGVIDAVVSPDEAPPREAARLDITGLLVLPGLVDLHVHLREPGFEYKETIATGTAAAVAGGFTSICCMPNTKPVNDEPTVTQFIKRKSGEADRAKVYPIGAITKGAAGRELTDFRALKEAGCVALSDDGRPVMNDEVMQQAMKQASDVDLPVIDHCEDLILSGCGCMNEGPVSRVLGVPGIPTGAEFRMIARDIRLTEETGARLHVAHLSTAVGVDLVRQAKVKGLRVTAEVCPHHFTLTDEAVREQGVNAKMNPPLRSERDRDALLEGLVDGTIDAISTDHAPHAEYEKQWGMERAPFGIVGLETALALTLRLVEQGVLPLERAVQCLTSKPAGLLGLPGGTLAPGVSADIVVVDRTREWVVDPEQFLSKGRNTPFAGWPVRGRVIMTVVGGRIRHWEPRAA from the coding sequence TTGACCCGGGCCGCTGGAACGGCAAAGCCGATGTGTGGATCAGAGATGGAGTGATTGATGCGGTGGTCTCGCCGGATGAGGCTCCTCCCCGGGAGGCAGCGCGTCTGGATATCACAGGGTTGCTGGTGTTGCCGGGCCTCGTCGATCTCCATGTCCATCTGCGTGAGCCAGGCTTTGAATATAAGGAAACCATCGCCACCGGGACGGCGGCAGCCGTGGCAGGGGGCTTCACGTCGATCTGCTGTATGCCGAACACGAAGCCGGTGAACGATGAGCCGACAGTGACGCAGTTCATTAAGCGGAAGTCCGGCGAAGCCGATCGTGCCAAGGTCTATCCGATCGGCGCGATTACCAAGGGGGCAGCCGGCCGTGAGTTGACCGATTTTCGAGCCTTGAAAGAGGCGGGCTGTGTCGCGCTGTCGGATGATGGGCGGCCGGTGATGAATGATGAGGTCATGCAACAGGCAATGAAGCAGGCATCGGATGTCGATCTGCCTGTGATTGACCATTGCGAGGATCTGATCCTATCCGGTTGTGGCTGTATGAACGAAGGGCCAGTGTCGCGTGTGTTGGGGGTCCCGGGCATTCCAACCGGCGCAGAGTTTCGAATGATTGCGCGAGACATCAGGCTAACCGAAGAGACGGGTGCACGACTCCATGTCGCACATCTCAGCACGGCGGTCGGGGTAGACCTGGTGCGTCAGGCCAAGGTCAAGGGTTTGCGGGTGACGGCCGAGGTCTGTCCGCATCATTTCACGTTGACCGACGAAGCGGTTCGCGAGCAGGGCGTCAATGCCAAGATGAATCCACCTTTACGGAGTGAGCGGGACCGAGACGCATTACTGGAGGGGCTTGTAGACGGAACCATCGACGCGATTTCGACAGACCATGCCCCTCACGCGGAGTATGAAAAACAATGGGGTATGGAGCGAGCCCCGTTCGGGATCGTGGGACTGGAGACGGCGTTGGCCTTGACGCTGCGGCTTGTCGAGCAGGGTGTCTTGCCTCTGGAGCGTGCCGTGCAGTGTTTGACCAGCAAGCCGGCCGGGTTGTTGGGATTGCCGGGTGGTACATTGGCGCCCGGAGTATCAGCCGACATTGTCGTGGTGGATCGTACGCGCGAATGGGTCGTTGATCCAGAGCAGTTCCTCTCAAAGGGGCGGAATACGCCGTTTGCCGGATGGCCGGTGCGGGGTCGAGTCATAATGACTGTTGTCGGGGGGCGGATTCGACATTGGGAGCCCCGCGCCGCGTGA